The Xenopus tropicalis strain Nigerian chromosome 1, UCB_Xtro_10.0, whole genome shotgun sequence DNA segment TCGCTGCGTTCTCTCTGGCGGATGTTGAGGTGTCGCGGACAGTGGCTGCAACTGGCGGCTTTCCCACGGCAGCCTCACTGGCTGCTTTGACTGGGATTGTGAGGTAGTTCTCAAAGTCTGCACTGGCTTTGCGAGGCTGCGGGGGCTGCGGGGCAACAGCCGGCTCTGGCTCTGCTTTCTTCCCCTCTTCCAGGTAGCGAGGCTGGATTCGTAGGGAACTGGGGGGCTGCGGGCGGGTGTTCTTGCTGTTTAGTGCCGACTCCAGGCTCTGATGTCTGCTTTTTGGAGCACTAACTGTAAAGACGCTGCGATTGTAACCCGTAACGTCGTGGCTCTTCTCCTGTTGCTCCGCGCTTTTTGGTTCCCCGAACTTGGATACTTGGAAAGTTTTAATCGGGGCTCTGGGCTCTGGCGCCAGGGGCTTTGAGGGGCTCTTGTCTGAGCTGGGGTAGGAGTTCCTGCGGACTATGGGCTCCGGGGCGCGGCCAAACGGCCGAGGTGTTGCCTTTTTAGTCTCCTCAGGTGCCACAGGCTTGTCGTCCCCTGCCTGCGACTCCGACTTCCCCGTTGCCTCCTCGCAACTGATGAGCGACAAGACGTGGCTGCCGGTGAGCGGTTCCGGTTGGCCTTTGCGCTTCCACTCCTTCCTATCAAACACATACAGCTGCTCCATCGTCTTTACCGCTGCTGTCAGCTTCTCTAGAGCCACACGGGACTTGGGCGACTGGGGCTCGACTTTCACTTCTGGTTGCTCCCGGGGCTTCTCTTGTTTCCATTTAGACGCCTTGGAGACAATCTTCACTACGGGCATCCTGGGACCAGTCTTATTGGGGGCTATAGTGGCAACGGGGAGCCGGCCCGAAGCCCGGTGTACCAGAATGGTGTCCGCAGAGGACTGGGCTTTGTCACCCTCCCCTGTGTCTCCTGAGTCGCCCTCATCCTCCTTATTATTCACCGCCTGACAGGTGATCACTATGGGAGACAGAGAGGAGGAGATCTTGGAGCCCACCGAGAGCTTGGCCTTGGGGTCCGGGGTGCTCTGCCCCGATATCCCGCTGCCTTCCCCAGTGTCAAGGTGATAGGAGCCCTTAAGTAGCTTCCTGACATCTCTAACCTGGTGCATGGCTCCCTGGCACTTGGCCTTGTTCTCCCTTACATCCCTTACCAGGAACTGGGGCATCTTCTCCAGCACCTCGGTCCTGCTGGGGGGCAGCTGGTTTTTCAGCTCCTCCGCTGCTTTGGACAGATTGGCCGCGGTGGACGCCAGGTTAGGAGTCAGCAATTTGGCGATACTGAATGGATTCTCCTTGTCCCCGGACAGTGGTAGGTTGAGTTTAATCTCCTGGGGTTTGGGGGTTAGCATGGGGGTCATCCTACAAACAGCTGCCTCCAGCACCTGCAATTTCTCCGTCTTAAAATCGTGCTCGTTCCGACTAAAGCAACTCTGGTGGGCATAGGTAGACACTGAGTACTTTGTTGCTTGCTTCTCTACCTGCTTCTCCTTGGGGGTGTGCTGAATGCCTGGAACATACAAACGGGACATTTTAGTGGAGTGACTGCCTGACAGCTCCCCTAAATCTGCCTTCCAGTCCCTCTCCAACGGGATCTTTATCCTCCGAGCTTTGGCCACTTTCTCTTCTATTTTCTTCTCCATCTTTTCTATCTCCTTTTCCTTCCAGGACCTGAAGGCACTATTTTGGCTGCGGAGGAGCATGCCTTTCATCGCCTCTGAGGCGCTTCTCTTGGGATCCATGGCGCTTTCATCCTTGGCATGGTCTATAGAGGACACCTGCTTGGCTACATTGCCCTCTGTACATGGCAAGTCTTTGGGGGTCGCTGATGACTTTGTATCGAAAAACTCTCCTAGCTCCTCGCTGCTGACCAAGGTAAAATCTGAGCTGGCCTCGGAAAACCTGGAGTTCTGCCTCTGAATACCCTTCTCTCGGGCCCCCTCAGTCTCCTTGGAGGGAGTACAGAGTCGCTTGTAGGAAGTGTCCGTGATCTCCCCTCTTTCCATTTTAAACTCCTGTTCCAGCTGCATCTTCTTAGAGATGACATTTTTCAGAAGGCTGGAAGCAAACTTGGATTTGTGCGTCCCCTCCATGGCTTCTGCAGCACTGTGCGACTGCTTGCTCCCCTCCTGCCCAGGCAGCTCTCTTGGCAGGGGATCTGTAACCCCATCCGTGCAGGCTGAGGCTGGAGCCTGTTCAGGTGGCTTGTTGGCTCTGTCACTGCCAGGAGCAGTCGCGGTCACGTTGCTGCTGAAGTTCAGAGTCTCAGTGAGAGTCACGACCCTGGATCCGGACTGTATGCGTTTGGCTGAACAGCTGGCACTGCCCCCGCTCGACCCCTTGGTCTCCAGCTCACTGACCACCAGCTCAAACGCCTTGGTGTGGGATTTATTCGCCTGCACGAAGAGTTGCTCCTTTGGGGCATCGTTGGCAAATTTCCTGAGCCCAAAGCTGGAAGCAGAGGTAGCCGTGTGCTGGTGGATGCTCTGCTCTGCCTTCTGAGACAGTAGGGCGCCCCCCTTGAAGTCCAGGTAAGTGGACCAGCTGTTGATGC contains these protein-coding regions:
- the c4orf54 gene encoding uncharacterized protein C4orf54 homolog, which encodes MQQAVPPRRESPAWQPKQAAQPEPEPGYVEIPIQAEKRVSAITPKVSQSLTDHLPGDHKTKTGDGTDSKHADVSIRKESSPVDRLGQFLDVGENEGEQAEYILSYPSSLAATSNPSSPVCAPQLVCANDEAHYITTHEIQLCEADQEPDYPDFGLAPSTWSEAADSAPCTFLEYASFDSQGGSPTDEDYYMSTTSDPNPTDSVCSAELISSTHSESDTSPSICSSSSNSSTLDKALNTGEAARSKAGILLSIRTASKAINEGSNAQAQPNTAPAGAKHDTDMSYCVSRAPDCKSAFRQHQYQSLPQAADAHRLVAVPARLQARSGVHADISSGASSAVSELDDADKEVRNLTARAFRSLAYPYFEAINFSSSESTTSLSDQNIGINSWSTYLDFKGGALLSQKAEQSIHQHTATSASSFGLRKFANDAPKEQLFVQANKSHTKAFELVVSELETKGSSGGSASCSAKRIQSGSRVVTLTETLNFSSNVTATAPGSDRANKPPEQAPASACTDGVTDPLPRELPGQEGSKQSHSAAEAMEGTHKSKFASSLLKNVISKKMQLEQEFKMERGEITDTSYKRLCTPSKETEGAREKGIQRQNSRFSEASSDFTLVSSEELGEFFDTKSSATPKDLPCTEGNVAKQVSSIDHAKDESAMDPKRSASEAMKGMLLRSQNSAFRSWKEKEIEKMEKKIEEKVAKARRIKIPLERDWKADLGELSGSHSTKMSRLYVPGIQHTPKEKQVEKQATKYSVSTYAHQSCFSRNEHDFKTEKLQVLEAAVCRMTPMLTPKPQEIKLNLPLSGDKENPFSIAKLLTPNLASTAANLSKAAEELKNQLPPSRTEVLEKMPQFLVRDVRENKAKCQGAMHQVRDVRKLLKGSYHLDTGEGSGISGQSTPDPKAKLSVGSKISSSLSPIVITCQAVNNKEDEGDSGDTGEGDKAQSSADTILVHRASGRLPVATIAPNKTGPRMPVVKIVSKASKWKQEKPREQPEVKVEPQSPKSRVALEKLTAAVKTMEQLYVFDRKEWKRKGQPEPLTGSHVLSLISCEEATGKSESQAGDDKPVAPEETKKATPRPFGRAPEPIVRRNSYPSSDKSPSKPLAPEPRAPIKTFQVSKFGEPKSAEQQEKSHDVTGYNRSVFTVSAPKSRHQSLESALNSKNTRPQPPSSLRIQPRYLEEGKKAEPEPAVAPQPPQPRKASADFENYLTIPVKAASEAAVGKPPVAATVRDTSTSARENAATNCRDPASMCSLPPFSAKSHAASPKSPIKAASDWRSKAKEGVQPNRTHSTGSEPQSPDSIPSATIYHHAIPPVPAAMPSSQAPIFYSPPLTAATPVEMYPQQTQRKMLVDLATGQYYLVDTPVQPVKKRLFDPETGQYVEVPVPAPPATPVPFHMPPLALSPGAYGAAYMFYPGFLPTATTAVLPATSLQSQLSHQGSEHSFEVQGVETSQSGELNMNECPYYLATGSAAANSGTGPASNIKRGSLGCPESKQVISILSQPGPRIVAPPSFDGTTMRFVVEHR